One window from the genome of Bartonella sp. WD16.2 encodes:
- the sucD gene encoding succinate--CoA ligase subunit alpha → MSILVNKNTKVLIQGLTGKTGTFHTEQALAYHGTQMVGGINPKKGGEMWEGSKGETLPIFASVAEGKEKTGANASVIYVPPAGAAAAVIEAIEAEIGLIVCITEGIPVMDMVEVKAKLEQSQSRLIGPNCPGILTPNECKIGIMPGSIFKKGSVGIVSRSGTLTYEAVFQTSREDLGQTTAIGIGGDPVKGTEFIDVLEMFLADDETESIVMIGEIGGSAEEEAAQFIKDEAKKGRKKPMVGFIAGRTAPPGRTMGHAGAVISGGKGGAEDKISAMESAGIRVSPSPSQIGKTLVSVLKG, encoded by the coding sequence ATGTCGATTCTTGTCAATAAAAATACAAAAGTTTTAATTCAAGGGCTTACAGGGAAAACGGGAACGTTTCACACAGAACAGGCACTTGCTTATCATGGTACGCAAATGGTTGGCGGTATTAACCCTAAAAAAGGGGGTGAAATGTGGGAGGGGTCAAAAGGAGAAACTCTCCCTATTTTTGCCAGTGTTGCAGAAGGTAAAGAAAAAACAGGTGCTAATGCTTCTGTTATTTATGTGCCCCCTGCAGGGGCTGCAGCAGCTGTTATAGAGGCTATAGAGGCTGAAATCGGTTTAATTGTCTGTATTACAGAAGGTATACCGGTTATGGATATGGTTGAGGTTAAGGCTAAATTAGAACAATCACAATCACGCTTAATTGGTCCTAATTGCCCAGGTATTCTCACGCCTAATGAATGTAAGATTGGTATTATGCCTGGTTCTATTTTTAAGAAGGGTTCTGTTGGTATTGTTTCGCGGTCGGGAACTTTAACCTATGAAGCAGTGTTTCAAACAAGTCGTGAAGATCTTGGGCAAACAACTGCTATTGGTATTGGAGGTGACCCTGTTAAGGGAACTGAATTTATTGATGTATTGGAAATGTTCTTAGCTGATGATGAAACAGAGTCTATTGTTATGATCGGAGAAATTGGTGGTTCCGCTGAAGAAGAAGCGGCACAATTTATCAAAGACGAAGCCAAAAAAGGTCGTAAAAAACCGATGGTTGGTTTTATTGCTGGTCGTACAGCTCCTCCAGGGCGTACAATGGGGCATGCTGGTGCGGTAATTTCCGGTGGTAAAGGTGGTGCAGAAGATAAGATTTCTGCAATGGAGTCTGCTGGAATTCGAGTTTCTCCTTCACCGTCACAAATTGGTAAAACTTTGGTTTCAGTTTTGAAGGGATAA